TTGGTCGTTTGTGGTGGCGCTGATAGCGATCAACTCACGCCGATCAACGAACTGCCGCAATACCCTGTGCGTGGCCAAGTTTCTGAAGTCGCTATTGCGAGCCCCGATCATCAATTAAACACAGTGATCTGCCATAAAGGCTATATGACACCGGCTAATAACGAAAAATTCTGCATTGGTGCCACGTTTGACAAAAACGACAGAGATATTGAGGTTCGCAGCGTAGATGATACCTACAATATCGAGATGATAAGCCAAAGCATGCCAGAGCTTGAAACTATTGATCAAAGCAGTATCGTTGGTCAAAAGGCTCGTTTAAGAGCAATGACGCCAGATCATTTACCGATTGCCGGCCCAATGCCGAAAACGGACCAGTACCCTGCTTTGTATGGAAAATTGGCACAAGATAAGAACTGGAAAATCAATTCACCAGCTCCTTATTACGCAAACCTTTATGTAATTTCAGGGCTTGGTGCTCGCGGGTTGTGTTCAGCACCGTTAGTGAGCGATATGTTAGTGGCTGATTTATGCAACCAGCCCTACCCTTTGCCTAGTAAAATGCGTTTTAATTTGGCCGCTAATCGCTTTGTTATTAAAGACATTATCAAAGGTAAGTACGCTACGAGTTGAGCTTTTAAAATTAGAAATTCTTAGAGTGAAAAACTCGTCAGTAGAGACTGCCAATAGTTGCTAACAATCACTTGATCTTGTGGCGAAAGCTCAGCTTTCGCTTTGCTTAGCTGCGCTGTCACACTGGTTGCTAACTGACTGCTAAGCGGTTGTGACTCATCACCCGATTCGCTCGCCACCAAAGCAATAAAGCCTCGAATATAGCTAGAAGCAAAAAGCGTATCGGCATCTGCATCATGCTCTGCCAGTTGGTCAAAATGAAGATATAACTCTGAAAGATTAGCGAACGTCACAATTTGCTCCGAATAAAACTTAAAAATATTGATGTTGAGGATTGAGAATTAGGCACTCTGCCGATCAAAGCGGGCTAGCAACAGGGTATAACACTTGGTCACGATAGCCAGTCACAATCGGTAAATAACCAGCTAAAGCCTGATCGAGCTCATCATCACCAGTGTCAGCAATTAGCGGCCTTGCATTTAAGCTAGCTAGTTTCGTTTTGGTCGCCACAATAATAATATTGTCTTTCCCCACTGCCTTGATTATGCGTGGACTAAGCTGCTGATTACCTCGGCCAAAAATATGCCCTTGACCACCTATCACAGTAATTACCAACTTAATTGGCTCGTCACTCGTTGCTTGATGTTGCTGCACAAACGCCCACAATTCTGGTTCAGTTACATCACTAGCTATCACCGTTTCACTTTGAACTAGATCGACACCCAGTAGCGTATTGTCGATTCCCATTTCATCCATAATGGCTGCTGTTGTTGAGCCTGAACCAATAACAGCGAGGCTGTCATCGAGTTCATCAATCACATGTGCAGCAATATCTTGCAAAACAAGCTCGTCTGATTCTTTCCCCCCCGCTTTAACGGCCTGCACGTATCGCAGCTCCATCGGAATTTGCATTTCACCATAACGTTTGGCTTTGACAACACCGTCGCGAAACAAGCTTTCATCAATATCCATCACGTCGGCATCCGTTAACGTAACCAGTTGATTAGTTACCATCATCTCAACAATACGGCCAGCAGCTTTAGGCGTTACCGCATAAACACCGGAATGAATTTTACAACCTGCTGGAATACCCAACACAGGCATATTGTGATTAGCTTGCAACGCTTCAATTTGATGGCAAATATTGCGCGCTGTGCCATCGCCGCCGGCAAATAAAATCAGGTCAACACCTTCAGCAACTAGTGCTGCAACTGTATTTTCGGTATCGCTAGCTGATGATTGCAGTGGCGCTTGGTAAACATTGGTAATACTAAAACCCAATTCCCGAGCGCAGTACTCGCCCATATCACCACTAGCGGTAAATATTTGAATTTGCTCTTGGTATGGTTTTAGTACCGAAAGTGCAGTCGCCGCCCTTTGATTAGCTTTTGCTGTCGCACCAAGTTGCAGTGCTTGCTGTGCTATACCTTCACCATCACTGCCCTTTAATGCAACGCTGCCGCCAATCCCCGCGATAGGATTAACAATAAAGCCTAGCTTGAATGCTTGTTTCATAACTTCCTGCTTATGGTGATACCCTAACGAAATCATGTTCACTGCTAGGCATATTGGTTTGATAGAACTCACATAAGGCTGCCATCAATTGCTGAGCACGAACAGGAAAGCCATCAACGAGATAAGTCTTAACTTGCTCGAACACTGAGTTTTTAAACCCTTGATAGTCAGGCTCAGCGCCGTTGAGGTTATCTGCTGACACTCGGAAATTTTTACCCGCAGCAACACATAACGCCCACTCTACTGCTTGAGGCTTAACCTCAACTTTTTCAAATTCTTTTTGTTGCATTTCAGTTCGACCATCGGGTTCATACCAATAGCCAAAATCTTCCAACAATCTGCGCTCTGGGCCAGCGATGCACCAATGCGCAATTTCATGCAACGCACTGGCATAAAAGCCATGGGCAAAAATAATGCGATGATGATCTACAGTGTCGTCAGCAGGCAAATAAATTGGCTCATCTTTGCCTTTGACCAACTTAGTATTAAATGAATCAAAAAAAGTGTTGTTGAAAATCGAAATGATGTCGTCAATCTGGTGCATTAAACTTTAGGTCTAAAATACGAATACAGCGCTAGCAATATGCTGGAGAATGAAATTTACGGCTATTTTAACGAAAAAACGGCGATAGTGATATCGCCGTTTTTTATTTGAGGTTTGTGATTTCACTAAGTCAACTAGTTAACGGACTTAGTTAATCGACCAACCCCACGTTTAATGATTAAGTAACCCAGTGTACCTGAGATAACTGAACCAATGATAATGCCTAAACGATCTTGGTAAATCATATTTGCACCAGTTTGTTCAAAGGCAAGTGAGCCAATAAATAAACTCATAGTGAAACCAACACCACAAAGCAGTGACGCTCCGTATAGCAAGGTCCAGTTAGTGTTTTCTGGCAACTTAACTAAGCCAGCTTTAATCGCGATAAAACAGAAACCGAAAACACCTAGCTGTTTACCAACAAACAAGCCTAAAATGATTCCAAGCGGAACTGGCGACAATACATCATTCATTCCAACGCCATCTAAATTCACACCTGCGTTAGCAAAGGCAAAGATAGGCAGGATAATAAAGGCCACCATGGCGTGTAAGTTGTGCTCAAGCGATTTTAGTGGTGAAGGCTCACCCTCACGTCCTTTCATTGGAATAAACAATGCCAAGGTTACACCAGCTAATGTCGCATGTACGCCTGATTTTAATACGGCAACCCACAACACAATACCGAAGAAAATATAAGGTGCGGTGTCTCTTACACCACGTTTGTTCAAAATAAACAGCACAACTAAAACGATAGCAGATACCACCAGCGAGGTAATCGATAACTGATCTGTGTAAAACAATGCAATTACAATAATCGCGCCTAGGTCATCAAATATAGCTAGCGAGGTTAAGAATATTTTTAGTTGTAGTGGTACTTTACTACCCACCATGGCCAAAATACCCAAGGCAAAGGCAATATCAGTTGCGGTAGGGATTGCCCAGCCATTTAGCGCTTGTGGGTCTTGATAGTTTAGTCCCGCATAAATGAGTGCCGGCACCGCCATACCACCAATTGCACCGACGGCAGGTAAGGCTATTTGACCAGGCTTTGATAGTTCGCCTTCAAGAAATTCTCGCTTTAGCTCAAGACCAATCAAGAAAAAGAACATTGCCATTAAGCCGTCATTGATCCAAAGTAGTAAAGGCTTAGCAATTTCAAAGCTGCCAATCGCAACCACTACGGGGATGCTCAAGAACATGTCGTAATATTCATTTAGTGGTGAGTTGGCGAGAATAATGGCAATAACAGCGGCAATCATTAAAATAATACCGCTGGCCGCCTCAAGTTTTAAAAAGTCTTGTATCGCTTTTACTGTCATAGTTTACTTCCCTAATACATTTCAAGACATAATATGTCACCAAAAAGTCCATAAGCCAAATAATATTTCAATTTATTTGTATCAACTTCGAAATTAGTGAGCTATATTCGGAATTATTCCTTTATTTAGATATTTGTTCTTATAAGACAAGATTACAACGTCTGACGTATATAATTGAGCAAAAACTCTCGAAAGACAAGAACACAACACAGAGCTTAGACAATATTTTGAAAAAATTAGATGCTATCGACTTAAAAATATTAACAATTTTGTTTAATGACGCGGATATCACGAACAAAGAGCTCGCCGCGAAAATCAATATTGCCCCTTCAACGTGTTTAGAGCGCGTTAAACGTTTAAGGCAAGCAGGAGTGATAAAAAAGGCTTATGTTGATATCAACTTTAAAACTATTGGTGGCAACATTGAGGCTATTGCCGCCATTAAGCTGCAACCCTATTCAGAAGAAATAGTGAACCAGCTACGCGATGATCTTTTACTACTACCTGAAATCGTCAGCCTTTACCACATGGGGGGTATGTACGATTACTATATTCATATGTCGGTTAAAGACAGTGAGCACTTACGTAAATTTGTGTTTGACGCGATTACGTCGCGAGAAGAAGTGCAAACGGTTGAAACGTCTCTAGTATTTGAACATAGTCGCAGCGGCGTATTGCCAAACTTTACAGAAGAAAATTAAAGTCGAAGATTGGTAGAAAAAATAAAGGAGTTAGGAAAACTAACAATTGGTTATATTAAAAGTAGGCGAGAAAAATAGATAAATATATCGTTTTAAATATATGCTAACTTCTTCGTGCGACGCAAAGCTCTAACCTTAAGCTCCAACCTTAAGTTATCACCTAAATTGCGTCGCACTTAAAACACTTAAAAGTACTTAACACACCAAGAAACCAATCTTATTTACCTGCAAAGTCCTCTGTTTCATAGTAAAGCGGCTTCATGGTACCGCAGTGAAGTAGTTTAAATAGCACTTCATTTTCTTTGGCAACAGCACCAGACGTTGCAAACTTTGTTGGACAGCTTGCTTCAAGATCAACATAAACAATATGGTCGTAGCTAGGCGCTTGCTGAATGTGATGAACGTATAAACGCCCTGTTTTACTTCTGTATTCAACAGCGCTGTATTCTTGAATATTGCTTGATGCTTGTAACTCGGTTAGCTCACGTACAAACAAATGCTGGTCGAAATCTAATGTCATCCCCTCGTAAACTAGCATGCCATCACGCTCGTAATGCCCGATATAAACATCACCTTTAACACTAATTTTTTCACCGCGTATTAAGCGTTGTAAATTGAATGACTCAGGCTTTACCGTAACTAGTTCATTGTGCTTAACCAACTGTACTAAATTTACGTCTTTTACTTGCAACTTATAAAGAATTTGATAATTGCCTGGCTTTTCGTACGTTGGCATATGTGAAGCAAAAATATTGGCATTTTTGTTCATTAGTACAATACCGTGAACACCTTCAAAAGCAGGGTCTGGTGGTGGTAATGGTTGCTCTTCAGCAAGAAGCATTGAACTTTGTAATAAGGCGAATAACGAAAATAGAAGTTTGCGCATGTTACTTTCCGGAAAATAAGCCAGTGTTTTAAGACCACTTAGCAAGCAGTGTTATTAAAATTTCGCCAATTCTAATGTATGGCTGCAAAGCTTGTATAGTGACGAATTGTAACCCGATGATCTAGCTTAAGGTTTTCACTAAATAACGCGCCAAATTTAGCTTAGTTCACTTTAATCACACTATTTTTAACGCTAAGCACGCAAACATTGTAATCACCCAAGCATAGCTAGCTTTGCTGAGTTTGCTCGCTATGCCTTGGCTTTGGAAGTGGTAAGGCTTTGATTAGACCACTCAAGCAATGCGCCTCAATTTGAAATTATTCTTAATACTTCATTAATGTGTAGAAAAATTCACCTTGATCATCGATTTGATCAGCGGTCGAATATGAACTTAAGAATCGACTCCATGGCGTTTGCAACATACTATTCATCACCCTTTGCCAGCTATAGCTCGCTAACTCCTTTCCTTTGGCTTCACAAACACCGTTTTTACAGATCACACTGGCAAGTTCTACTTCGTTAGCAAGCGAATGCAATGTCACAAAATCTTGAATTTTCATTTCTAGTTCAAAATCGCGCTCTACTTGGCTGTTTTCCTCAACGTTGCTGTGAAGAGTTGAATACAAGTCTTTCGCTTCTGGCTCTAACGTGCTGAGCATGCTGACATAAGGAGCCTCTGCTGACTCCAATAATTGTTCAAACGAGATAGCTTGCACACGTAGCTGCTCGCCATCACCCTTATCCGCCCCCAGGCCTTCTGCCTGATGAAAATTAGACGAATGATGTGGTGCTTGGGAATGTATTTTGTCGGTTAAAGCCGCTAACTCTTGTTGTAGTCGAGCTATTTGCTTGTCTTTATCAGCGAGGACATCTCTTAATTGTGCTTCGGTCTCTACATTAGATGATAGTGTTGCGTTGGATGGTTTATTCTCAACAATCACATCATTATCAGATTGTTCAGCATAATCGTTAATTGAGGGTATTGTCTTGGCTTTGCCATTATCAATAAGCTCATCTGTTATTGGCAATGTTGATAGCCCATACCCCGTCGCAATACCAAGTAGGCCAGCAAGAATAAATTTGATGTTCATCAGCAGCGTCCTTTCTATTGATTATGATACTTTTTTGATGCTTATCTCATCCCCTCAAATCATATTGCCTGCTTTTTATTTCAAGATCAAAAATCCCGCCGAAGCGGGATTTTTAGAAAGTATTTGTTGGGGCTAGCAATTACGACTTAAGGTCATCGAAGAACTTGCGCACGCCGTCAAAGAAACCCGTTTCTTTTGGGCTATGTTTCTTGCTGCTCGCTTCCATTTTGCTATCTAACTGGCGAAGTAAGTCAACTTGATCACCGGTTAAGTTCACCGGCGTTTCAACCACAACTTTACACATTAAATCGCCCGGGCCTGAACTACGCACTGATTTAACGCCTTTGCCACGTAAGCGAAACATTTTGCCGGTTTGGGTTTCTTTCGGTACCTTAAGTTTTACTTTACCTTCAAGCGTCGGTACTTCAATCTCACCACCAAGTGCTGCGGTAGCAAAACTAATTGGCACTTCACAGTAAAGGTGGTTTTCATCACGCACAAAAATTGGATGATCTTTAACGTTTACTTGTACATATAAGTCACCTGCTGGTGCGCCGTGCTCACCCGCTTCACCTTCGCCAGATAAGCGAATGCGATCACCGGTATCAACACCTGCTGGGATCTTCGCGTTAAGAGTTTTGGTTTTCTGGACACGACCTTGACCATGACAAGCATTACAAGGATCGCTAATTACGCTACCTTTACCGCCACAGGTTGGACAGGTTTGTTGAACCGCAAATAAACCTTGGCGCATTTGCACTTGGCCATGGCCACCACAAGTACCACAAGTTTTAGCAGAAGTACCTTTTTTCGCACCGCTGCCGCCACAAGGCTCACAACTTGCGTAAGTGGGTACTTTAATTTCGACAGATTTACCTTTAACCGCTTCTTCTAGCGTCATTTCTAGGTTGTAACGTAAATCGCTACCACGACGAGCGCGTGAACCGCCACCGCCGCGACGACCACCGCCACCGAAGATATCGCCAAAGACATCACCGAAGATATCGCCAAAGTCAGCGCCGCCGCCGAAGCCGCCACCGCCGCCCATGCCACCTTGTTCAAAGGCTGCGTGACCGTATTGGTCGTAAGCTGCACGTTTTTGGTCGTCGTTTAATACTTCGTAAGCTTCTTTAATTTGCTTAAAGGTTTCTTCTTTTTCTTTGTCACCTTGCGTACGGTCTGGGTGGTACTTCATCGCAAGGCGTTTGTAAGCCTTTTTAATGTCACGTTCCGACGCGTCTTTTGATACGCCTAATAACTCATAATAATCACGTTTTGACATAGCTTTAATTCTTTACTGTTACTTCAAATTTTCGAAAATTAATTGGTTTACTGGCTTTGTTATTTAAACACCAAGTTTAATCAACATAACTAACCATCAAACAAATTAACTTTAGTTTTTAATAATCATTAGTGGTTTAAACAAAACAAAGCGTCGAATACCGACGCTTTATTATTTCTGTTCGCTTTATTTACCCTTAAAACTCAAATGGAGAATTAAGGGCTAAGAAGCTTTATGCCAGAAAGTTTTAGTTCAAGGCGGTCACGCGGAGCATACGAATGTATGTGAGCATGACCAACGCAGAAATAAGGCTTTCTGGCGACAAGATTCAAGCCCGACTATTTGTCGTCTTTAACCTCTTCAAACTCAGCGTCAACAACGTCGTCTTGAGGAGCTGCTGCTTCAGCTTCTGGCGCCGCGCCTTCAGGAGCTGCACCGCCTTGAGCTTGTGCTTTCGCTTGGGCAATTTCCATTAACTTAGCTGATGCTTCCATTAATGCTTGTTGCTTAGCTTCAATCGCTTCTTTGTCGTCACCTTTGATAGCTTCTTCAAGTTCTTTGATTGCCGCTTCGATTTTCTCTTTGTCTTCTGCTGGTAAGTCGTCACCTGCTTCAGTTACTTGAGTTTTCGTTGCGTGGATCATACCGTCAGCTTGGTTACGTGCAGTTACTAGCTCTTCGAACTTAGCATCAGCATCAGCATTCGCTTCTGCGTCACGTACCATTTGCTCTACTTCATCATCCGATAAACCAGAAGAGGCTTTAATCGTGATCTTCTGCTCTTTACCTGTGTTCTTGTCTTTCGCAGACACGTGTAAGATACCGTCAGCATCAATATCGAAAGTAACTTCGATTTGTGGCATACCACGTGGTGCAGGGTCGATACCTTCTAGGTTGAACTGACCAAGTGATTTGTTCACAGAAGCTTGCTTACGCTCACCTTGAAGTACGTGAACCGTTACCGCAGCTTGGTTGTCTTCCGCTGTTGAGAACGTTTGCGATTGCTTAGTAGGAATCGTGGTGTTTTTCTCGATAACTTTTGTCATCACGCCACCCATTGTCTCAATACCTAGAGAAAGTGGAGTAACGTCTAGTAGAAGAACGTCTGTTACGTCACCAGCAAGAACACCCGCTTGAACCGCTGCACCTGAAGCTACTGCTTCATCAGGGTTAACGTCTTTACGTGGCTCTTTACCGAAGAAGTCAGTCACTACTTGCTGAACAAGTGGCATACGAGTTTGACCACCAACAAGAATAACGTCTGTTACGTCAGACGTTGACAGGTCAGCGTCAGATAAAGCAGTTTTTAATGGCTCTAAAGTCGCTTTAACCATGTCTTCAACAAGTGACTCAAGCTTAGCGCGCGTTACTTTGATGTTCATGTGTTTAGGACCAGTCGCATCAGCAGTAACGTAAGGAAGGTTTACGTCAGTTTGTTGCGCTGAAGAAAGCTCACATTTTGCTTTTTCTGCTGCTTCTTTAACACGTTGCATCGCAAGTGCATCGTTTTTCAGGTCAAGGCCTTGGTCTTTCTTGAACTCGTCTACTAAGTAGTTGATTAAGCGGTTATCGAAATCTTCACCACCTAAGTGCGTGTCACCGTTTGTCGCTAATACTTCAAACGTGTGCTCGCCTTCTACTTCGTCAATTTCAATGATTGAAATATCGAAAGTACCACCACCAAGGTCATAAACTGCAACAACTTTATCGCCTTGTTGCTTGTCCATACCGTAAGCAAGGGCAGCAGCTGTTGGCTCGTTGATAATACGCTTAACGTCAAGACCCGCGATACGGCCAGCATCTTTAGTTGCTTGGCGCTGTGAATCGTTGAAGTATGCAGGAACTGTGATAACAGCTTCAGTGACAGTTTCACCTAAGTAGTCTTCTGCAGTTTTCTTCATTTTCTTAAGTACTTCAGCAGAAACTTGTGGTGGCGCAACTTTTTCACCTTTCGCTTCTACCCACGCATCGCCATTGTCAGCTTTCTTGATACCAAATGGCATGATGTCGATGTCACGTTGTACTTCTTTATCTTCAAAACGACGACCGATTAAACGCTTAATTGCGAATAAGGTGTTTTCTGGGTTTGTAACCGCTTGACGCTTAGCTGGCTGGCCAACTAATGTTTCGCCTTCTGCAGTGTATGCAATGATTGAAGGGGTTGTACGATCGCCTTCTGCGTTTTCAATAACTCGTACGCTGTCACCATCAAGAACAGCTACACATGAGTTAGTTGTCCCTAGGTCAATACCGATAATTTTGCCCATCGTGAGGATCTCCGAAATTCTTTAAAAATTCATTTTTGCTTAGATGATTTACTTAGTGGGGTCGCGAAAAAGCATTTCAAGTAAAAAAATAAAAAAAGATCACTTTTTGTAAGGATTTCTTACTGAGCAGGGATTTCACCGTAACTGGCATAGATATGTACTGATAAACCAAGGGGTAAAGATCAGCAATTGCGTTAAAGAAACAGGTATAAAAAAACCAGCCACTTGGCTGGTTTCTAATACATCTGGCAATTAAAGCTATTAAGCTTGAGTATCAACAGCAGCCGCTTTAGATACCATTACCATTGCCGGGCGAATTAAACGACCGTTTAGCTCGTAACCTTTTTGCATTACCGCGATTACCGTGTTTGGCGCAACACCCGGTACTTCTTGCATTGACATCGCTTGGTGAAGTTCAGGGTTAAATGGTTGGTCTTGTGGGTTAACCGCTTTCACGTCGAATTTTTCTAACGTTGATAAGAAACTTTGTAGCGTTAACTCAACGCCTTCAAGCATGGCTTTTTGGCTTTCGTCTTCTTTGTCGAAAGACTCGATAGCTCGCTCTAGGTTATCAACTACAGGTAGTAAATCACCGGCAAATTTT
The nucleotide sequence above comes from Thalassotalea euphylliae. Encoded proteins:
- a CDS encoding ATP-NAD kinase family protein; translation: MKQAFKLGFIVNPIAGIGGSVALKGSDGEGIAQQALQLGATAKANQRAATALSVLKPYQEQIQIFTASGDMGEYCARELGFSITNVYQAPLQSSASDTENTVAALVAEGVDLILFAGGDGTARNICHQIEALQANHNMPVLGIPAGCKIHSGVYAVTPKAAGRIVEMMVTNQLVTLTDADVMDIDESLFRDGVVKAKRYGEMQIPMELRYVQAVKAGGKESDELVLQDIAAHVIDELDDSLAVIGSGSTTAAIMDEMGIDNTLLGVDLVQSETVIASDVTEPELWAFVQQHQATSDEPIKLVITVIGGQGHIFGRGNQQLSPRIIKAVGKDNIIIVATKTKLASLNARPLIADTGDDELDQALAGYLPIVTGYRDQVLYPVASPL
- the grpE gene encoding nucleotide exchange factor GrpE is translated as MTTESNENPINENKTAEEIAAEEIIAQAEEQVEEQHEHAHEILSEEQEKINELELALAAAQATVADQKDSVIRAKAEVDNVRRRSAQDVEKARKFALEKFAGDLLPVVDNLERAIESFDKEDESQKAMLEGVELTLQSFLSTLEKFDVKAVNPQDQPFNPELHQAMSMQEVPGVAPNTVIAVMQKGYELNGRLIRPAMVMVSKAAAVDTQA
- a CDS encoding elongation factor P hydroxylase, which codes for MHQIDDIISIFNNTFFDSFNTKLVKGKDEPIYLPADDTVDHHRIIFAHGFYASALHEIAHWCIAGPERRLLEDFGYWYEPDGRTEMQQKEFEKVEVKPQAVEWALCVAAGKNFRVSADNLNGAEPDYQGFKNSVFEQVKTYLVDGFPVRAQQLMAALCEFYQTNMPSSEHDFVRVSP
- the dnaK gene encoding molecular chaperone DnaK, whose translation is MGKIIGIDLGTTNSCVAVLDGDSVRVIENAEGDRTTPSIIAYTAEGETLVGQPAKRQAVTNPENTLFAIKRLIGRRFEDKEVQRDIDIMPFGIKKADNGDAWVEAKGEKVAPPQVSAEVLKKMKKTAEDYLGETVTEAVITVPAYFNDSQRQATKDAGRIAGLDVKRIINEPTAAALAYGMDKQQGDKVVAVYDLGGGTFDISIIEIDEVEGEHTFEVLATNGDTHLGGEDFDNRLINYLVDEFKKDQGLDLKNDALAMQRVKEAAEKAKCELSSAQQTDVNLPYVTADATGPKHMNIKVTRAKLESLVEDMVKATLEPLKTALSDADLSTSDVTDVILVGGQTRMPLVQQVVTDFFGKEPRKDVNPDEAVASGAAVQAGVLAGDVTDVLLLDVTPLSLGIETMGGVMTKVIEKNTTIPTKQSQTFSTAEDNQAAVTVHVLQGERKQASVNKSLGQFNLEGIDPAPRGMPQIEVTFDIDADGILHVSAKDKNTGKEQKITIKASSGLSDDEVEQMVRDAEANADADAKFEELVTARNQADGMIHATKTQVTEAGDDLPAEDKEKIEAAIKELEEAIKGDDKEAIEAKQQALMEASAKLMEIAQAKAQAQGGAAPEGAAPEAEAAAPQDDVVDAEFEEVKDDK
- a CDS encoding Lrp/AsnC family transcriptional regulator; this encodes MKKLDAIDLKILTILFNDADITNKELAAKINIAPSTCLERVKRLRQAGVIKKAYVDINFKTIGGNIEAIAAIKLQPYSEEIVNQLRDDLLLLPEIVSLYHMGGMYDYYIHMSVKDSEHLRKFVFDAITSREEVQTVETSLVFEHSRSGVLPNFTEEN
- the dnaJ gene encoding molecular chaperone DnaJ, with protein sequence MSKRDYYELLGVSKDASERDIKKAYKRLAMKYHPDRTQGDKEKEETFKQIKEAYEVLNDDQKRAAYDQYGHAAFEQGGMGGGGGFGGGADFGDIFGDVFGDIFGGGGRRGGGGSRARRGSDLRYNLEMTLEEAVKGKSVEIKVPTYASCEPCGGSGAKKGTSAKTCGTCGGHGQVQMRQGLFAVQQTCPTCGGKGSVISDPCNACHGQGRVQKTKTLNAKIPAGVDTGDRIRLSGEGEAGEHGAPAGDLYVQVNVKDHPIFVRDENHLYCEVPISFATAALGGEIEVPTLEGKVKLKVPKETQTGKMFRLRGKGVKSVRSSGPGDLMCKVVVETPVNLTGDQVDLLRQLDSKMEASSKKHSPKETGFFDGVRKFFDDLKS
- the nhaA gene encoding Na+/H+ antiporter NhaA; amino-acid sequence: MTVKAIQDFLKLEAASGIILMIAAVIAIILANSPLNEYYDMFLSIPVVVAIGSFEIAKPLLLWINDGLMAMFFFLIGLELKREFLEGELSKPGQIALPAVGAIGGMAVPALIYAGLNYQDPQALNGWAIPTATDIAFALGILAMVGSKVPLQLKIFLTSLAIFDDLGAIIVIALFYTDQLSITSLVVSAIVLVVLFILNKRGVRDTAPYIFFGIVLWVAVLKSGVHATLAGVTLALFIPMKGREGEPSPLKSLEHNLHAMVAFIILPIFAFANAGVNLDGVGMNDVLSPVPLGIILGLFVGKQLGVFGFCFIAIKAGLVKLPENTNWTLLYGASLLCGVGFTMSLFIGSLAFEQTGANMIYQDRLGIIIGSVISGTLGYLIIKRGVGRLTKSVN
- a CDS encoding YfcL family protein, giving the protein MTFANLSELYLHFDQLAEHDADADTLFASSYIRGFIALVASESGDESQPLSSQLATSVTAQLSKAKAELSPQDQVIVSNYWQSLLTSFSL